Proteins encoded together in one Lathyrus oleraceus cultivar Zhongwan6 chromosome 5, CAAS_Psat_ZW6_1.0, whole genome shotgun sequence window:
- the LOC127087132 gene encoding E3 ubiquitin-protein ligase RING1-like, with protein MSYWSEEEICLILALCFLVFVTLRQWKFFKCLLCKAITTISSSNSNWNEGQFQDESIPQNLSPQFEGSELELSIINSLPMYQFTKSEIQESLIDTECAICLGEFEEGEWLKLVPNCNHGFHVSCIDKWFQLHSSCPLCRSRVYRILIANHECSVSVNTWLEILGMDDITPERNALFQSHSL; from the coding sequence ATGTCTTATTGGAGTGAAGAAGAAATTTGTTTGATTCTAGCATTATGTTTTCTAGTATTTGTTACACTAAGGCAGTGGAAATTTTTCAAATGTCTCTTGTGTAAAGCTATCACtacaatttcatcttcaaatTCAAATTGGAATGAAGGGCAATTTCAAGATGAATCTATTCCACAAAACTTATCACCACAATTTGAAGGTAGTGAGTTGGAATTGTCAATTATAAACTCTCTTCCTATGTATCAATTTACGAAAAGTGAGATACAAGAGAGTCTAATTGATACAGAGTGTGCTATTTGTTTGGGAGAATTTGAAGAAGGAGAATGGTTAAAACTCGTTCCTAATTGTAACCATGGTTTCCATGTTTCATGCATTGATAAGTGGTTTCAATTGCATTCAAGTTGTCCATTATGTAGATCTCGTGTCTATCGTATACTAATTGCAAATCATGAGTGTTCTGTGTCAGTTAACACTTGGCTAGAAATTTTGGGTATGGATGACATTACTCCAGAAAGGAATGCACTTTTCCAATCACATTCGCTGTGA